A window of Nitrospiraceae bacterium genomic DNA:
GGTGTTAGCTTGCCTGCGGCCAAGCGAGACGCCGTTTTGAGCATCCTGCGATTAGGAAGGGCTAGCTCTCGATGAAAATAGAGTATTCAAAGGGTGAGCGAGCCTCTAAAGAGCTCATTCTCTTGAATCGCCAACAGTTCGAAGCCTCCAGCGGCCGGAAGATGAAGGTCCTGCTGATCTTCCCGCCCGATTGGTTCCCCTCCGAACCCTATCTCAGCCTTCCCTCGCTCACCTCCGTCCTCCGCCAGGCCGGCCATACGGTCATCCAGAAAGACATCAACCTCGAGATGTGGGACTGGTACTTCAGCGAGGATTTCTTGAAGAAAGTTCTGCGCCGGGTGCCGCAGCAGCTCGACCGGCTGCGCAAGCTCTCGAAGAAGCGGGATCTGAGCGAAGCTGAGATGGATTTGCAGCTGGCGCTCTGCGATGTGACCCGCCAGAAGATCGACGAGCTGATCAAGAAGGCGGGGAAGGCGAAGGCGATCGTCCGCGGAGAAACATTCTACGATATCGATCAGTTAGAGTGGGCGATTCAAGTCTTCCGCGAGGTCACGTCGGTGATCTCGATGGTCTATGCGCCGGCGCGGATCTGCATGCCGCCGATGGAGACGGATCTGTCGTACAAGGTCTATGTCTCTTCCGACGTGATGGATGCGGTGAACGATACCCAAGTCAACATCTACCGCGATGTGTTCGACCAGCTGGTGAAACCGGTGATCGAAGCGGAGCAACCGGACGTGGTTGGCATCTCGATCGTCCTGCAGCAGCAGATCTTCTCCACCATGACCTTCTGTGCGCTGATCAAGCAACAGTTCCCCCACATCCACGCCACGATCGGCGGGAATACGGTGACGCGCCTGCGCGACGTGCTGCCCCAGTCGCCGCTGTTCGAGTACTTCGACAGCGCCGTGGTCTATGAAGGGGAGACGGCTTTTCTCCAATTAGTCGAGGCAGTCGGGGCGAAGCGGAGCCTGGCCGACGTGCCCAACACCATATATAAGGACGAAACCGGCATCCATACGTCTCCGACGAGCTATGCGGAAGACATGGCTGCACTGCCACCGCCGGACTTCGATGGCCTCCCGCTCTCGAAGTATTTCGTGCCGACGAAGATCCTTCCCTATCTGGCGACGCGCGGCTGCTACTGGGGCCGCTGTGAATTCTGCGACCATGGCGAGGGCTACACGGCCGGCTACCGGTCGAAGAAGATTCAGGACGTGCTGGCGGAGATCAAGTTCCTGCGCGACAAGTACGGGGCGAAGCATTTCCATTTCACCGACGAGTCCTATCCGCCGGCCCTGTTCCGCAAGCTGGCGCGTGGTTTAGTCGAAAGCCAGATGGGCATCACCTGGACAACGCACATGCGGTTCGAAAAAAGCTTGCTCGACTCGCAAGTCTGGCGCGACGCGCGCGACTCAGGCTGCCGCTATCTCCACTTCGGCTATGAGTCGGGCGTCGAACGGGTGCTCCAGCTGATGGACAAGGCGACGACGACCGAGGTGATGACGAAGCACCTCAAGTACACGGCCGAGGCTGGCATCTGGAACCACTGCATGGGATTCTTCGGCTTCCCGGGAGAAACGAGGCAAGAGGCCTGGCAATCCGTGGAGTTCCTGGAGCAGAACAAGAACCATGTGCATTCGCTGGGGTTCGGCACGTTCGACCTGGGCCGGCATAACCCGGTGGCGAAGCATCCGGAGAAGTGGGGCGTGACGGCCTACAAGAACCCGGACTGGGACCTGGCGCTCGACTACTACTACACGGTGAAGAACGGGATGAGCATCGAAGAGGCCGAGCGGGTGTTCCAGGAATTCGAACGGAACCACAATCCAGGCTGGGACCTGCGGCTCTACATCAGGGAATATATCTTCCTTTATATAGCGCGGTTCGGGATGAGGAAGTTGCCGGACTTGCAATATCAGGCGATGAAGACGGCGGGAGTGGTGCCGACGCTGGCCGGAAAGATGTGATGTGGCGTTGTTCGTATCTCGTGAAGCATGAAGCGCAAGAAAGATCGTCCCTCGTCATCTGCGAGATACGCTTCATGAACGACGGATGTAATAACTATGAGCGTTAACGAGCTCGTTCAAATCGACGGGTTGCCGCAGCTGAAAGACGGCGTGCGCAAGACGTCGAAGGTTATGCTGCTGTTCCCGCCCGAGTGGGTGCCGACCGCTCCGTATCTTGCCTTGCCCTCGCTGACCGCAGTGCTCCGCCAAGCCGGCCATCACGTGATTCAACGCGACGTGAACATCGAGATGTACGACCATTTTTTCACGACGGAATTCCTGATCTGGATTAGGGCGAGGCAGACGATGCAGCTGAGGACGCTGCAGATGAAAGAAAAGCGGGGAGAACTGACGGAGCAGGAGGCCGGTCAATTGTCCGTCCTGGAGCAGGCCATGACGATCGATGTCTTCGATCTCGCGACGCGCGCGGAGGATGCCAAGGCCGTCGTCCGCGGCGAACGCTTTTACGAGGCCGAGAAGCTCGAGAATGCGCTGAATACCTTTCGTGAGGTGATGCACTACATCTCAGCCGCCTACTATCCCGCCTCGCTGGTGTTCTATCCGATGGAAAGTAACCTGGGCTATCGGCCGGGTGTGTCGAAGGAAGTCTTCGCCTGTCTCGAGGACGAGCAGGTGAACATCTATCGGGATATCTGCAACCAGCTGGTGCTGCCCTCCGTGAGCAAGGAAAAGCCGGACGTGGTGGGCGTCTCCATCGGCACGCAGATGCAGCTGATGGCGGGCTTGACGTTCTGCAAGATGATCAAGGAGACGTTCCCGAACATCCATGTCGTGGTCGGAGGCAACGTGATCACGCGCTTGCAGGAAGAGTTGCCGCATCACGAGCGGTTCTTCACCGAGGTGTTCGACAGCGCGATCCTCTATGAAGGGGAGCATGCGCTGCTCTGGCTGATCGAGGCCTTGAACGGCAAACGCGAGATGGCCTCGGTGCCGAACCTCATGTATCGAGATGCGACGGGGGTGCGGCAGAACAAGGAAATCTACACGGAGAAAACCACGTCGCTGCCGATCCCGGACTTCGACGGATTCCCGTTGGATCACTATTTCGTGCCGGAGCGGATCATCCCCTATCTGGCGACGCGAGGGTGTTACTGGGGGCGTTGTACCTTCTGCGATCACGGGCAGGGGTACTTCGATCAGTATCGAGGGATGTCGGCACAGCTGGTCGTGGAGCAGGTGAAGGCTCTGCGCGACAAGTACCAGTGCCGGCATTTCCTCTTTGCCGATGAGTCCTATCCGCCCGCGCTGTTTAGGAAAGTCTCGCAGCTCTTGGTCGATCAGCAAGTTGGAATCAAATGGACGACGTTGATTCGATTCGAAGAGACCTTGCAGGATCAGGCAGTGTGGGATCTCGCGGCCAAGGCCGGCTGTTGCACGCTCTATTATGGGATGGAGTCAGCCAACGAACGCGTGCTGAATCTGATGGACAAGCATGCCAAGAAGAGCGTGATCCAGAATAATCTCAAGCAGGCGGCGAAGGCCGGCATCTGGAATCATGTGATGGCCTTCTACGGGTTCCCCGGCGAGACGAGAGACGAGGCGCTGGAGACCAGGCAATTTGTGCTGGACAATCAGCCGGTGATCCACTCAGTTGAACTGTTCTACTTCGTGGCCTATCGCCATACGCCCATGGTCCGCAATCCTGAGAAATTCGGCATCACGATTCACAAGCAGGGGGAATACGACCTGCCGTTGGACTACTACTACACGCTGGACGAGCCGGTCGGTCTGACCTGTCTGGATGCGATGCAGCTCTGCGAAGAGTTCTATAAGAACGACTTCCATCCCTGGGCGGTGCGCGTGAATGCCCGCGAGCACGTGTTTCTGTACATCTCGAAGTTCGGGACGAACAAGTTGCCGCAGATTTATGCGAAACAGCCTGCGATGGTGGGGTCGGGCGAGGGTGTATCCGGTTTAGTCACATGGCCGGTGGCGATCGGGGAGAATCAAGAAGGCATGTCTCGCGTCACGAGCCATGAGGTGAGGTAGTCGTTATTTGTTCAACGTTTGAGTAGATGTTTGTCGAAATCGATAAACGATTCACGCTTAACGATTAACGGGGCGCATCATCATCAGGGACCAGGACTGCGCAGAGAAGCGCGTAGGCTGCCTCGATTTTCTTGGTCATGTCCTCGGCCATCTTGTAGTTCTTCATGTACTGTTTGGGATTGTTCGTCAGGTTCGCATAGCGGGCCGGTTCCCAGTTGTACAGTTGGACTCGCTTGGCCCGCTCGAGATCTTTCTGGGTTGTGGGAAGTGTGAGACAGAGGATTTCCAGGGCGTGCATCACATCTTGTTCGGTCACACCGGACATAGCGCCAGTGTGACAAACGGTTTGTAGGCTGTCAATTCATGCCGACTCCGCTTCCGATCCTCCAGGCCCCTCCCATCTTCAAGAACAAAGATTATCGCGATGTCCTTATCCGAGAGATGGACGGAGGGAAAATCCCGATCAGCCTCGGGAAGACCTGTCCGGTGAAGTGCGAGTTCTGCTACGAGATCGACCATTCTTACCGCGAAACACTCGATCCTCCCAAGACGACCGACGAAGATTGGAAGTTCATCCTCGACTATATCAACAAGAAGCCGACCGATCCGATGCAGTTCTGGTGTCTTGGGGGGAACGAGTACATGGAATGGACCGATCTCTTTCTCCATCCCAAGGCGATGGAGTGGGTCGAAGATTTCCTGACCTCCACGGATAAGAGCATCACGTTCTTCACAGTCGGCTATGTCCAGGTGCCGAAGATTCATGAATTGGCTGCGCGATATCCGGGCCGGATCAACTTCGAGCTTTCGGTGATCACGCTGAGTCACTATCGAGAACGACTGATGCCCCACGCGCCGTCGATCAAGCATCTCATGAAGGTGTTGGACGGACCGGCTGTGTCCTCGGCGAACTTCTATGCGTTCGACGCTCATACGATGTCGACGGATGCGGAGACGATCTCTGCCATCAATCAGAAATGTGTGCTCTGGATGGGCTGCCTCACGCCGGTGCGCGGGATCAAAGAACCGACGGCGGATCTGATGCGCCAGGGCAGAACCTATCTGGCGGAAGAAGCGCTCCGTCTATACGAGAAGGGGCTGCCGAACATCCAGACGATCCAAACGGAGGCGCCGATCACCGCCTTTATGAACCGCAAACGCATCGTCAGCGCCTTTGACGCTCTCGAGTTGGAGAAGCGGGATACCGTGGTGATGGCGAAGAGTGTGTATAAGGTGCTGAACATGTACCGGAAGAACCGGGCCAAATTCCTCATGGTGCCGAACGCGACACTCGGCGGCGATTCCGACTGTTCAGTGCTGCTGACGTTCGATGACATCGCGCGACGCGTGACCGATCAGAAACGCATTCATATCCCGAAATGCATGATGCAGTCCGGTCGGGGTGCGTATACGGATATCGGCGGCGTGACGCTGGAGCAGTTCATGAAGAAGACCGGCGTCAAGGCGAGGGTGCTCCATAAGATCGACACGAAGTTCGCCAACAAACTCCTCTGGCGCAACTGCTTACTGAAGAACTACGTCGAAGACTATGTGCGGAATCCGCTCGTGCAGTCCTTCGAATCCTTGCCAGTTCCTGCCTGAGAATTCAGAGCGTATGGCTTATGGCGTTTAGCACGAACTCGGAAGGCTACTCGTCCGGAGCTTGTGCCATACGCTATATGCTATAGGCCATTGGCTCTTATTTGAGGATCGGATCGAGGTTGAAGGCGACGCTGATGCGGGGGGCTTTCCCTTTATAGGGCGCGACTGCGTGGTACTGCCAGCCGGGAAACATGACGCACTGACCGGTGGTGGGAGTGAACGAGATGGTATTGCCGGCGTCGTGCAGCTCAGGAATCGCGTAGCGTAAATAGGGAGCGAGCATCCGCGGAAGGCAGCCGCGGGGATCGAAGAGCTCCAACTCGCCGCCGTTCTCCTGTTCCGAGGTAATATCGCCCACGTCCACATAGTAGACTCCGGACCAGAATGAACCGGGATGTGAATGGGAACCGTTGCTCCCGCCGGTCCGTTGGACGTTGGCCCAAATTTCCACCACCTGCCAGGCCGGACGTTGGGTGCTTTTGCCTGTCCGGTCGGAGAACTCCGTGGCCTGCGTTGCGACCTGGATGACATACTCGAAGAGCCTCTTCAGGG
This region includes:
- a CDS encoding 2OG-Fe(II) oxygenase family protein; translation: MAKELELNVRPIFSTPLLVFSIPDHGRLNEELKQAVLTREAAEPAYKDREVIGWSSPHDMSMMDWAGGPLKRLFEYVIQVATQATEFSDRTGKSTQRPAWQVVEIWANVQRTGGSNGSHSHPGSFWSGVYYVDVGDITSEQENGGELELFDPRGCLPRMLAPYLRYAIPELHDAGNTISFTPTTGQCVMFPGWQYHAVAPYKGKAPRISVAFNLDPILK
- a CDS encoding radical SAM protein, producing the protein MSVNELVQIDGLPQLKDGVRKTSKVMLLFPPEWVPTAPYLALPSLTAVLRQAGHHVIQRDVNIEMYDHFFTTEFLIWIRARQTMQLRTLQMKEKRGELTEQEAGQLSVLEQAMTIDVFDLATRAEDAKAVVRGERFYEAEKLENALNTFREVMHYISAAYYPASLVFYPMESNLGYRPGVSKEVFACLEDEQVNIYRDICNQLVLPSVSKEKPDVVGVSIGTQMQLMAGLTFCKMIKETFPNIHVVVGGNVITRLQEELPHHERFFTEVFDSAILYEGEHALLWLIEALNGKREMASVPNLMYRDATGVRQNKEIYTEKTTSLPIPDFDGFPLDHYFVPERIIPYLATRGCYWGRCTFCDHGQGYFDQYRGMSAQLVVEQVKALRDKYQCRHFLFADESYPPALFRKVSQLLVDQQVGIKWTTLIRFEETLQDQAVWDLAAKAGCCTLYYGMESANERVLNLMDKHAKKSVIQNNLKQAAKAGIWNHVMAFYGFPGETRDEALETRQFVLDNQPVIHSVELFYFVAYRHTPMVRNPEKFGITIHKQGEYDLPLDYYYTLDEPVGLTCLDAMQLCEEFYKNDFHPWAVRVNAREHVFLYISKFGTNKLPQIYAKQPAMVGSGEGVSGLVTWPVAIGENQEGMSRVTSHEVR
- a CDS encoding radical SAM protein codes for the protein MKVLLIFPPDWFPSEPYLSLPSLTSVLRQAGHTVIQKDINLEMWDWYFSEDFLKKVLRRVPQQLDRLRKLSKKRDLSEAEMDLQLALCDVTRQKIDELIKKAGKAKAIVRGETFYDIDQLEWAIQVFREVTSVISMVYAPARICMPPMETDLSYKVYVSSDVMDAVNDTQVNIYRDVFDQLVKPVIEAEQPDVVGISIVLQQQIFSTMTFCALIKQQFPHIHATIGGNTVTRLRDVLPQSPLFEYFDSAVVYEGETAFLQLVEAVGAKRSLADVPNTIYKDETGIHTSPTSYAEDMAALPPPDFDGLPLSKYFVPTKILPYLATRGCYWGRCEFCDHGEGYTAGYRSKKIQDVLAEIKFLRDKYGAKHFHFTDESYPPALFRKLARGLVESQMGITWTTHMRFEKSLLDSQVWRDARDSGCRYLHFGYESGVERVLQLMDKATTTEVMTKHLKYTAEAGIWNHCMGFFGFPGETRQEAWQSVEFLEQNKNHVHSLGFGTFDLGRHNPVAKHPEKWGVTAYKNPDWDLALDYYYTVKNGMSIEEAERVFQEFERNHNPGWDLRLYIREYIFLYIARFGMRKLPDLQYQAMKTAGVVPTLAGKM